The segment GATACCGTTACCTACGTGATACGGAAGCGACATAGAAGTATAACGAATATTCACAGGGAACATCTCAACCAAGAATGCCGCGATTGGGCCGTACACCATTGTTACGAAAATCACTTGCACGAAAATAAAGAACACCAACGTCATAATATCTCCATTTGGAATGGTTTTGGTGGTTTTGGTGTCGATTTTAGCTTTGCCAGTTTTCTCATCAATGGCAGCTTTGCCATCTTTGAGGTGAACCGTTTTCACTTCCACTAACTTAGTACCATCCGTAAATTCTTTGGTGGTAGTATAAAGTGAGTCAACTTTACCTGCTTTTTCTTTGATAGAAGGTACTAAAGTTGTTTTCTCAACGATTTCTGTTTTCTTCTTCACGTCCGTTACATCGTACATGCTTTGGTAGATGAAACGGTATGAAAGAATACCTAACAACATACCCGCCATCATGATAGACTTACGGCCAATTTTATCGCTCAACCAACCAAATACTACGAAGAAAGGTGTACCAATCAAAAGTGCAGCCCCCAAAAGTGTATCTACTTGGTTGCTTTCCACGAACATTACTGTTTTCAGGAAGCTCATTGCGTAGAACTGACCAGTGTACCAGATTACACCCTGACCCATTGCAGCACCGAAAAGAGCCAACAAAACGAATTTAAGGTTGTAAGTGTTACCAAAGCTTTCTTTCAATGGGTTTTTAGAAGTTTTGCCTTCTGCTTTCGCTTTCGCAAACTCTGGAGACTCGTGCATATTCTTACGGATAAGGTAAGAAACGAATACCATTAGGATAGATACCCAGAACGGAACTCTCCAACCCCATTCGTCGAAAGACTCTGGGCTTAACATTGTTCTGGTGATAAGAATAACCATCAACGAAACGAAAAGACCAACCGTCGCTGTAGTTTGAATCCATGATGTCCAATAACCACGTTCACCTACTGGCGAGTGTTCGGCCACGTAAGTAGCAGCACCGCCATACTCACCACCAAGAGCCA is part of the Flexibacter flexilis DSM 6793 genome and harbors:
- a CDS encoding MFS transporter, with translation MSNNKSTDGIWKVISASSLGTLIEWYDFYIFGSLAVVISTKFFPSDNPTAAFLSTLATFAAGFVVRPFGALFFGRLGDIIGRKYTFMATLLLMGGATFVIGCVPSYETIGFLAPFLVLILRLLQGLALGGEYGGAATYVAEHSPVGERGYWTSWIQTTATVGLFVSLMVILITRTMLSPESFDEWGWRVPFWVSILMVFVSYLIRKNMHESPEFAKAKAEGKTSKNPLKESFGNTYNLKFVLLALFGAAMGQGVIWYTGQFYAMSFLKTVMFVESNQVDTLLGAALLIGTPFFVVFGWLSDKIGRKSIMMAGMLLGILSYRFIYQSMYDVTDVKKKTEIVEKTTLVPSIKEKAGKVDSLYTTTKEFTDGTKLVEVKTVHLKDGKAAIDEKTGKAKIDTKTTKTIPNGDIMTLVFFIFVQVIFVTMVYGPIAAFLVEMFPVNIRYTSMSLPYHVGNGIFGGLLPAISTYLVTNAKNNGDPTFYLEGLWYPIIIASISFIIGMVYINTKKNIHE